In Synechococcus sp. CB0101, a genomic segment contains:
- a CDS encoding NAD-dependent epimerase/dehydratase family protein, with the protein MTKVLVTGASGFIGLNFLKLLRSNQINFFAPRSSEVNLCDFSQTHRLIRECNPEVIIHLASQGVKHSDAHNKECNTKNVGMFENLLKSITPDHTLCVTGSMAEYGFSGTHKEVDKCFPTTQYGLSKLQITDLARSYRHSLNFDIRIFRLYGVYGYGERPERLFPSVIQALQNNVPVKLSDCEQERDFVHVDDVCRLLLELSKKNIRIDLIL; encoded by the coding sequence ATGACAAAAGTACTGGTCACTGGTGCATCTGGTTTTATTGGATTAAACTTTTTGAAGCTTTTAAGATCTAACCAAATAAACTTTTTTGCACCGAGGTCCTCAGAAGTAAATCTTTGCGATTTTTCTCAAACTCATCGCTTAATTAGAGAATGTAATCCAGAAGTTATTATTCATCTAGCATCTCAGGGAGTTAAGCATTCAGATGCCCATAATAAAGAATGTAATACCAAAAATGTGGGGATGTTTGAAAATCTCCTAAAATCTATTACTCCTGATCACACTTTGTGTGTAACTGGATCAATGGCAGAGTATGGGTTTTCGGGTACGCACAAAGAGGTCGATAAATGTTTCCCTACAACACAATATGGTCTATCTAAGCTTCAAATAACGGATTTAGCACGCTCCTATCGGCATAGTTTAAACTTTGATATTCGTATTTTTAGACTGTATGGTGTATATGGTTATGGTGAGAGACCAGAGCGTTTATTTCCATCTGTAATTCAAGCTCTTCAGAATAATGTGCCTGTTAAATTAAGTGATTGCGAGCAAGAGAGAGATTTTGTGCATGTGGATGATGTATGTAGACTTTTGCTTGAATTATCGAAAAAAAATATAAGAATAGATTTGATATTGTAA
- a CDS encoding glycosyltransferase has translation MPLISVLFPAYKEDLAVFAKALSSIIDQDLIDFEVLVGFNYRSHELVDYANSLNDERIKVYVNSTNLGLFGNLNNLFDKSRGSYIARMDADDIAHSNRLSSQLRFCVSHGCDLVSSNVNFININNIDLGIYRPQKSSSKSIIWPLLFSRPLIHPTWFMKRELFSSLQGYNDVYGAEDYDFLTRAFLSGARLKNQQEILLDYRISSSSMSRTRLFEGLSNYYTLNTELFIRTIGISSPSFVAAVGTFRALLNFPSTFISIKVSKINSLLGKSLKFLLYPPSLIPKIMYLIGF, from the coding sequence ATGCCATTAATTTCTGTTCTTTTTCCCGCATACAAAGAAGATTTAGCGGTTTTTGCTAAGGCTCTTTCGTCAATCATTGATCAAGACTTGATTGACTTTGAGGTTCTTGTAGGTTTCAACTATAGATCGCATGAATTAGTAGATTATGCCAATTCTTTGAATGATGAGAGGATAAAAGTTTATGTTAATTCTACAAACCTAGGTCTTTTTGGTAATTTAAATAATTTGTTCGACAAATCTAGAGGCTCTTATATTGCCAGAATGGATGCTGATGATATTGCTCATAGCAATAGACTATCTAGTCAATTACGATTCTGTGTATCTCATGGCTGTGATCTTGTCTCTTCCAATGTAAATTTTATAAATATCAATAATATTGACTTGGGCATATATAGGCCTCAAAAATCTTCTTCAAAGTCTATCATATGGCCGTTGTTGTTTTCTAGACCATTAATTCATCCCACGTGGTTTATGAAGAGAGAATTATTTTCTAGTCTCCAAGGTTACAATGATGTTTATGGAGCTGAAGATTATGATTTTTTGACTAGAGCGTTTCTAAGTGGAGCTCGCTTGAAGAATCAACAAGAAATTCTGTTAGACTATAGGATAAGTTCCTCTTCAATGTCTAGAACACGTCTCTTTGAGGGATTAAGTAATTATTACACGTTGAATACCGAGTTGTTTATCCGAACCATTGGCATTTCAAGTCCTTCTTTCGTCGCTGCTGTTGGTACATTCCGTGCACTATTGAACTTTCCAAGTACTTTTATCAGCATTAAAGTATCAAAAATAAATTCTCTTTTGGGTAAATCTCTCAAATTTTTACTGTATCCACCCAGTCTGATTCCTAAGATTATGTATCTTATTGGATTTTGA
- a CDS encoding ISAs1 family transposase: protein MYQQIVSQFRGHRHFPVEISDFEAGHGRRVRWQLRARNATEAIRQRWAGASWIIELIGDGWRDGKPFHHIHLFITSLRTSPKALLRLVRQRWAIENQWHWPRDTQLGEDAHRYSQRNGVQVLALLRTLALNLLRCNGFRSIRAGLIAVAHDINRMLGWVGASLSGTG from the coding sequence CTGTATCAGCAGATCGTCTCCCAGTTCCGCGGCCACCGCCACTTCCCAGTTGAGATCAGCGATTTTGAGGCCGGCCATGGCCGCAGGGTCCGCTGGCAGCTCAGGGCACGCAATGCCACCGAGGCCATCCGCCAACGCTGGGCAGGCGCCAGTTGGATCATCGAGCTGATCGGCGATGGCTGGCGTGACGGCAAGCCGTTTCACCACATCCACCTGTTCATCACCAGCCTGCGCACCAGCCCCAAAGCACTGCTCCGGCTGGTGCGTCAGCGCTGGGCGATCGAAAACCAGTGGCACTGGCCACGCGACACGCAGCTCGGTGAGGATGCCCATCGCTACAGCCAGCGCAATGGCGTGCAGGTCTTGGCCCTGCTGCGGACCTTGGCCCTCAACCTGCTGCGCTGCAACGGTTTCCGATCAATCCGCGCAGGCCTGATCGCCGTGGCCCATGACATCAACAGGATGCTCGGCTGGGTTGGCGCCAGCCTGTCAGGAACGGGATGA
- a CDS encoding glycosyltransferase: MTLKIAFVLPTIHVKAGGPPKVVFNICEGLSKIGYEIDVYCLSMIGKYGPIDITNNNKSINFKIFDASSLFCEKIGYCKKLVNSFHENIHNYDIVHIHCVWEHFLLKIARLCFKNNIPYVISPHGMLDNFELRKSAFQKKLWSNVFQLQKNSY; encoded by the coding sequence ATGACACTTAAAATCGCTTTTGTTCTTCCAACTATTCATGTGAAAGCTGGAGGTCCACCTAAAGTAGTATTTAACATATGCGAAGGACTCTCCAAGATCGGTTATGAGATTGATGTATATTGCCTATCTATGATAGGCAAATATGGACCTATCGACATTACTAATAATAATAAATCTATAAATTTTAAAATTTTCGACGCAAGTTCACTTTTTTGCGAAAAAATTGGATATTGTAAAAAATTAGTTAATAGTTTTCACGAAAACATCCACAATTATGATATTGTACATATACATTGCGTGTGGGAACATTTTCTACTTAAAATTGCCAGACTTTGTTTTAAGAATAATATCCCGTACGTGATATCGCCTCATGGTATGCTCGATAATTTTGAGTTGAGAAAATCAGCTTTTCAAAAAAAACTATGGTCCAATGTTTTTCAGTTGCAAAAAAATTCTTATTAA
- a CDS encoding IS3 family transposase, with the protein MGLTTLQRWRRQFAGDGDGVDHRKGSFRHVAHRLSEEERQRILLTCNEPEFAALPPGQIVPVLADRGLYIGSERSFYRVLHAHGQVHRRGRARPPQDPRPVPRLKAAGPNEVWSWDISYLPTTVRGIWLYLYLVIDVWSRKVVAWDVAEREDPAIAADLVSRACLREKISKRRRQPLILHADNGNAMRAATLESRLEELGVLRSFSRPRVSNDNPYSESLFRTVKYRPDYPRRPFASKDEACQWVASFADWYNHRHRHSGIKFVTPHQRHSGQAVEICRHRAVVYEQARKRNPRRWSRSTRCWRQPEVVWINPPLTELDPSPATLWMAV; encoded by the coding sequence GTGGGGCTCACCACGCTGCAGCGCTGGCGCCGTCAGTTTGCTGGTGACGGTGATGGTGTCGACCATCGCAAGGGCAGCTTCCGGCACGTGGCTCACCGCCTGAGCGAGGAGGAACGCCAACGGATCCTGCTGACTTGCAACGAACCTGAATTCGCGGCGCTTCCGCCAGGCCAGATCGTGCCGGTCCTGGCCGATCGCGGGCTTTATATCGGTTCGGAACGCAGCTTTTACCGGGTGCTGCACGCTCACGGTCAGGTTCACCGGCGGGGTCGTGCACGGCCACCACAGGATCCAAGACCCGTGCCACGGCTGAAGGCCGCTGGTCCAAATGAGGTGTGGAGTTGGGACATCTCCTATTTGCCCACCACCGTGCGCGGGATCTGGCTCTACCTCTACCTGGTGATCGATGTCTGGAGCCGCAAGGTCGTTGCCTGGGATGTCGCCGAGCGCGAGGATCCAGCCATTGCAGCGGATCTGGTCAGCAGAGCTTGCTTGAGAGAGAAGATCAGCAAGAGGCGCCGCCAACCGCTGATCCTCCACGCTGACAACGGCAACGCGATGCGCGCGGCCACGCTGGAAAGCCGGCTGGAAGAACTGGGTGTGCTCAGGTCGTTCTCACGGCCGCGCGTCAGCAATGACAACCCCTACTCCGAATCGCTGTTCCGCACAGTGAAGTACCGGCCTGATTACCCGAGACGGCCATTTGCCAGCAAGGACGAGGCCTGCCAGTGGGTGGCGTCATTTGCGGACTGGTACAACCACCGGCACCGCCATAGCGGCATCAAATTCGTGACGCCCCATCAACGCCACAGCGGTCAGGCCGTCGAGATCTGTCGTCACCGCGCTGTCGTCTACGAGCAGGCGCGCAAGCGAAACCCACGCCGGTGGTCACGATCAACACGCTGCTGGCGTCAACCAGAGGTGGTCTGGATCAATCCACCACTAACAGAACTTGACCCCAGTCCAGCTACGTTGTGGATGGCTGTTTGA
- the rfbG gene encoding CDP-glucose 4,6-dehydratase, with amino-acid sequence MNSVSPDFWYKKKVLVTGHTGFKGSWLSIWLDLLGADVYGLSLDPLTKPNLFDELSTQPLFIDSFICDILNYDSIQSIVEKVKPDIVFHLAAQPLVRESFIDPVGTWNVNVIGTMNIIKACLTNDIGKCSLVLITTDKVYKNNEWSFGYRENDALGGIDPYSSSKAAAEICIASMRKSFCGNLDYQFSNKFLTSVRSGNVIGGGDWSTDRIIPDIVRALHEQKEVIVRNPLSTRPWLHVLEPLRGYLLLAQKQHSESVSLNAMNFGPNVTSNRSVNDLVMEALKNWNGSYKSVHNSGAYHEASNLHLQSDYAFHCLGWTSLLTFEDTIRLTIDWYKKYYSGQSAAECCISDLEYYTSLFN; translated from the coding sequence ATGAATTCTGTATCTCCTGATTTTTGGTACAAAAAGAAAGTCTTAGTTACTGGCCATACTGGTTTTAAAGGTTCGTGGCTTTCAATTTGGCTTGATTTATTGGGAGCCGATGTTTATGGCTTGTCATTGGATCCACTTACAAAACCTAATTTGTTTGATGAACTCTCTACACAGCCACTTTTCATTGATTCTTTTATCTGCGACATTTTAAATTATGATTCCATTCAGTCCATTGTTGAAAAAGTTAAGCCTGATATTGTATTTCATCTAGCAGCTCAGCCTTTAGTTCGTGAGAGCTTTATTGATCCAGTCGGTACCTGGAATGTTAATGTTATTGGAACTATGAATATAATTAAAGCTTGTTTGACTAATGATATCGGGAAGTGTTCCCTAGTGTTGATTACTACTGACAAAGTGTATAAAAATAACGAATGGTCTTTTGGTTATAGAGAAAACGACGCATTAGGTGGAATCGACCCATATAGTTCTAGCAAAGCAGCTGCCGAAATATGTATTGCAAGTATGCGAAAAAGTTTCTGCGGTAATTTGGATTATCAGTTTTCTAATAAGTTCCTGACTTCTGTTAGGTCAGGTAATGTAATAGGAGGTGGAGATTGGTCAACTGATAGAATTATACCAGATATTGTCAGAGCTCTACATGAGCAGAAAGAAGTAATAGTAAGAAACCCATTATCCACCAGACCTTGGTTACATGTTTTAGAGCCTTTAAGAGGTTATTTATTATTGGCTCAAAAGCAGCATTCTGAATCTGTCTCTTTAAATGCCATGAATTTTGGACCTAACGTTACTAGCAATAGATCAGTTAATGACCTTGTTATGGAAGCCTTGAAGAATTGGAACGGTTCGTATAAGTCTGTACATAACTCTGGCGCTTACCATGAGGCTTCTAATTTACATCTTCAGTCCGATTATGCTTTTCATTGCCTAGGCTGGACATCACTATTAACCTTTGAGGATACCATAAGATTGACTATTGATTGGTACAAAAAGTATTATTCTGGGCAAAGTGCGGCCGAATGTTGCATCTCGGACCTGGAATATTATACTTCGCTTTTTAACTAA
- a CDS encoding glycosyltransferase — protein MFFSCKKILIKASCLIYGTQEEIDNSIKTGLTLPETKIIANPVSYSDFELLCSAEKYADRQNLAKLFNEESLEENLVLTFFSRINYKKGLWDLCLSFLECLKKHNNIKLLIIGLRDDNDLELKIKDEIIPISSNNVVMRSDISGIQAKYLLASSDLFVLPSYQEGFSTAVVEAMSLQVPVLLSRNCNMSFLETLNAGIITDVDAKAISNGIDKFVGLSAVQRKGLADEAFDWITKNASPSTVAFKLDELYNQKVKNYKLT, from the coding sequence ATGTTTTTCAGTTGCAAAAAAATTCTTATTAAAGCAAGTTGTTTGATATACGGCACTCAAGAGGAAATCGATAATTCAATAAAAACTGGCCTTACTTTGCCAGAAACTAAAATTATTGCTAATCCAGTCTCCTATTCAGATTTTGAATTGCTATGTTCCGCTGAAAAATATGCAGATAGGCAAAATCTTGCAAAGTTATTTAATGAAGAATCACTTGAAGAGAATCTCGTGTTGACATTTTTTTCACGAATAAATTACAAAAAGGGACTTTGGGACCTTTGTCTTTCGTTTCTAGAATGCTTGAAAAAGCATAACAATATTAAATTGCTAATAATCGGTCTTCGCGATGATAATGATCTGGAATTAAAAATCAAAGACGAAATAATACCCATTTCTTCAAATAATGTGGTTATGCGTTCTGATATATCCGGCATTCAGGCTAAATATTTATTAGCAAGCAGCGATTTGTTCGTGTTGCCTTCATATCAAGAAGGTTTCAGTACAGCAGTTGTTGAAGCAATGTCATTGCAAGTACCAGTTCTATTATCTAGGAATTGCAATATGTCCTTTCTTGAAACTCTAAATGCTGGAATTATAACCGACGTTGATGCTAAAGCTATTTCCAATGGTATAGATAAGTTTGTTGGCTTATCTGCTGTCCAACGTAAAGGCCTTGCTGATGAGGCTTTTGATTGGATTACTAAGAACGCATCACCATCTACTGTTGCTTTTAAGCTCGATGAGTTATATAATCAGAAAGTAAAAAATTACAAGTTAACATGA
- a CDS encoding ISAs1 family transposase → MADLAATADLIAFLQDLPESRKRRGVRYPQWLLLLMAILGILSGCRSARDLKRFAKRHHQAFGAALGLELPNAPCDSTFLYLFERVELEQLFGLLREWMLAQIADQNKDFDQLICDGKTLRGSASQPDGADGATRFVTQVTLYARELGVAIAQTSFDTGESHERAALKTLLSTLELDGVLIQADALHTSPAFFSSPPSRAPTCS, encoded by the coding sequence TTGGCCGACCTCGCCGCCACTGCTGATCTGATCGCCTTCTTGCAGGACCTGCCGGAAAGCCGCAAGCGCCGAGGAGTGCGCTATCCCCAGTGGTTGCTGCTGTTGATGGCGATTCTGGGGATCCTGAGTGGCTGCCGCAGCGCCAGGGATCTCAAACGATTTGCCAAACGTCACCACCAGGCATTTGGGGCAGCGCTGGGCCTGGAGCTGCCCAATGCGCCCTGCGACTCCACCTTCCTCTACCTGTTTGAGCGGGTTGAACTGGAGCAGCTCTTTGGGCTGCTGAGAGAGTGGATGCTGGCCCAGATCGCTGATCAGAATAAGGATTTCGATCAGCTGATCTGCGACGGCAAAACCTTGCGAGGTTCAGCTTCCCAGCCCGATGGTGCCGACGGCGCCACGCGGTTTGTCACGCAGGTCACGTTGTACGCACGCGAGCTGGGCGTTGCGATCGCCCAGACTTCGTTTGATACCGGCGAATCCCACGAGCGCGCTGCCCTCAAAACCTTGCTCAGCACCCTGGAGCTCGACGGTGTGCTGATCCAGGCAGATGCCCTCCACACCTCCCCCGCGTTTTTCAGCTCGCCGCCGAGCAGGGCGCCGACCTGCTCCTGA
- a CDS encoding putative colanic acid biosynthesis acetyltransferase WcaF, with protein sequence MEKQDTSLFQAGSFDRGAGKLKEISWYLVKSLFFLTSIPYPSSFKKFLLILYGAKVGKSLYIRPRVNIHFPWKLRIGNYCWIGDRCEILNLEHVIFEDYVALAHDVYLAAASHDISSKSMQYANKPIYIESSVWIATRAFIGPGVRIKNNAVIGACCAIFKDVPENTVVTVNSNYNSFLRKITKP encoded by the coding sequence ATGGAAAAGCAGGACACTTCATTATTTCAAGCCGGTTCTTTTGATAGAGGAGCAGGAAAACTAAAAGAAATTTCTTGGTATCTAGTCAAATCACTTTTCTTTCTTACATCAATACCATATCCTTCCTCCTTTAAGAAATTTCTTTTAATCTTATACGGTGCAAAAGTTGGGAAGTCTTTATATATTCGCCCTAGAGTAAATATTCACTTTCCATGGAAGCTTCGTATTGGCAATTATTGTTGGATTGGAGATCGCTGTGAGATATTAAATCTCGAACATGTTATATTTGAAGACTATGTGGCTTTGGCTCACGATGTATATCTCGCAGCTGCATCTCACGATATTAGTAGCAAATCCATGCAATATGCGAATAAACCCATTTATATTGAATCGAGCGTTTGGATTGCTACAAGAGCATTCATAGGTCCCGGGGTTAGGATTAAAAACAATGCTGTCATAGGAGCTTGTTGTGCGATCTTTAAGGACGTTCCAGAGAATACAGTTGTTACAGTAAATTCCAATTATAATTCATTTTTACGTAAAATTACTAAACCTTAA
- a CDS encoding NAD(P)-dependent oxidoreductase: protein MSSRFLVTGGSGFIGTNIVQKLIELDHEVLNLSIDDPKNFDHNHLFKRVDILDKSNLEKSFYEFQPEYVIHLAAKTDLDGKTLSDYSANIDGVQNIINCVNNCDSVEKVIYTSSRLVFDISHKPVHNLDYNASTIYGQSKVKGELAVLSQDSFNAKPWMILRPTSIWGEWFGIPYKNFFDSVISGRYVHPSGTSIQKSFGYVGNIVHQYLHYLSLDDHLFNRMILFATDFEPLDLLDFANAIRKQSNSSDVKQIKSSALKMGGYLGDLLKKFGYKNPPLTTFRYNNLITNMIYPTDRERALCGNLPYDQEAGIENTLNWMRENS, encoded by the coding sequence ATGTCTTCTCGTTTTTTAGTGACTGGTGGCTCAGGCTTTATTGGAACTAATATTGTTCAGAAACTCATAGAGCTTGATCATGAGGTTTTGAATTTATCTATTGATGATCCTAAAAACTTTGATCATAATCACCTCTTCAAACGTGTGGATATACTTGACAAGTCTAACTTAGAGAAGTCTTTTTATGAATTTCAGCCTGAATATGTTATCCATCTTGCAGCCAAAACCGATTTAGACGGCAAGACTCTTTCAGATTATTCCGCTAATATTGATGGTGTTCAAAATATTATCAACTGTGTCAATAATTGCGATTCTGTTGAAAAAGTTATTTATACATCGTCTAGATTAGTTTTTGATATTAGTCACAAGCCCGTTCATAATTTAGATTACAATGCCTCTACTATTTACGGACAAAGCAAAGTAAAGGGTGAATTAGCAGTTTTATCTCAAGACTCTTTTAATGCTAAACCATGGATGATTCTACGACCTACATCTATATGGGGTGAATGGTTTGGCATTCCTTATAAAAACTTTTTTGATTCCGTAATCTCCGGCAGATACGTGCACCCCAGCGGAACATCCATTCAAAAAAGTTTTGGATATGTAGGTAATATTGTTCACCAATATCTACATTACTTGTCTTTGGACGACCATCTCTTTAACAGAATGATATTATTTGCTACTGACTTTGAACCACTTGATTTGCTTGATTTCGCTAATGCTATTCGTAAACAATCTAATTCCTCGGATGTAAAGCAAATCAAGTCTTCTGCACTTAAAATGGGTGGATATTTAGGGGATCTTTTGAAAAAATTTGGATATAAAAATCCCCCACTTACAACTTTTCGCTATAATAATTTAATTACCAACATGATATACCCTACAGATCGTGAGAGGGCTTTATGTGGCAATCTTCCTTACGATCAAGAAGCCGGCATTGAAAACACATTGAATTGGATGAGAGAAAATAGTTAG
- the rfbF gene encoding glucose-1-phosphate cytidylyltransferase produces the protein MKVVLLAGGLGTRISEESNVKPKPMVEIGGKPILWHIIKYYSTFGLNEFVICLGYKGYVIKEYFQNYFLHQSDITFDLSSNTTEVHCQNSEPWKISLIDTGEYSMTGGRIKRIKEYVGDDTFMMTYGDGVSSVDIAALLEHHKSSRKFATVTAVQPPGRFGSLDLSPNSDVKGFVEKPKGDGSWINGGYFVLEPSIFDYIDGDSCVWEQGPLEQLAKDGQLSSFKHYGFWQPIDTLRDKNTLESLISQNQAPWMVWK, from the coding sequence ATGAAAGTTGTTTTATTGGCTGGTGGTCTTGGAACTAGGATCAGCGAGGAATCAAATGTCAAGCCTAAGCCGATGGTTGAAATAGGAGGCAAACCCATACTTTGGCATATAATTAAATATTATAGTACTTTTGGTTTAAATGAATTCGTCATATGTCTTGGATATAAGGGTTATGTGATAAAAGAGTATTTTCAAAATTATTTTTTACATCAATCAGATATAACTTTTGATTTATCTTCTAATACTACAGAAGTACATTGTCAAAATTCGGAACCATGGAAGATTAGCTTGATTGATACAGGTGAGTATTCTATGACTGGCGGAAGAATTAAGCGGATTAAAGAATACGTTGGTGATGACACATTTATGATGACTTACGGCGATGGTGTATCAAGTGTTGATATTGCCGCTTTGTTAGAGCATCACAAATCTTCTCGCAAGTTTGCAACTGTAACAGCTGTTCAGCCTCCAGGAAGATTTGGCTCATTGGATCTGTCTCCCAACTCAGATGTAAAAGGCTTCGTTGAGAAGCCAAAAGGCGATGGTTCCTGGATTAATGGAGGTTATTTCGTTCTAGAGCCTTCGATCTTTGATTACATTGATGGTGATTCTTGTGTCTGGGAGCAAGGACCATTGGAGCAGCTAGCAAAAGATGGGCAGCTTTCTTCGTTCAAGCACTATGGGTTTTGGCAGCCTATCGATACACTAAGAGATAAAAATACTCTTGAAAGTCTTATTTCTCAAAATCAAGCTCCATGGATGGTTTGGAAATGA